The genomic interval GTTGAATCTTTTTTTGTCGCTGTTGCTAAATCTAATTTTTTAGCGATTTCTCGTACCTCTGGTTTATGTAAATGACCAATTGGAAATAGTGATTTCTGTAACTGTTTTTGATTTAATTGACACAAAAAGTAAGTTTGATCTTTATTATCATCAATTCCTCTTAATAATTGTGCTTCACCAAATTCATGTTTAACTTGTGCATAATGCCCCATCGCAATATAATCACAATTAAGTTTTTCTGCATACTCAAAAAATGCTTTAAATTTAATTTCTTTATTACATAAAATATCTGGATTAGGTGTTCGCCCTTTTTTATATTCACTTAAAAAATAAGAAAATACCTTGTCCCAATATTCTTTAACAAAGTTTACTTTGTGTATTTTAATTTCCAACTTATCAGCTACTCTTTTCGCATCTTGAAAATCTACTTCTTGTGGGCAAATTTCATCAAGTGCTGTTGGGTTACCTAATATATCATTATTTAGGGCAGAGTCCCAATTACGCATAAATACTGCTTCTACATCATAACCTTGTTCTAATAATAAATACGCTGCAACTGATGAATCTACTCCACCACTCAATCCTAAAATTACTTTTT from Mycoplasmatota bacterium carries:
- the mnmA gene encoding tRNA 2-thiouridine(34) synthase MnmA — its product is MTKKVILGLSGGVDSSVAAYLLLEQGYDVEAVFMRNWDSALNNDILGNPTALDEICPQEVDFQDAKRVADKLEIKIHKVNFVKEYWDKVFSYFLSEYKKGRTPNPDILCNKEIKFKAFFEYAEKLNCDYIAMGHYAQVKHEFGEAQLLRGIDDNKDQTYFLCQLNQKQLQKSLFPIGHLHKPEVREIAKKLDLATATKKDSTGVCFIGERNFKGFLQNYLPAQSGKMMSLDGEIIGEHSGLMYYTIGQRKGLGIGGKGNPWFVVGKNLKENILYVGQGFDYHYLYTDSCIVKDVNWISPNKFKNEMKCSAKFRYRQKDVDVKIKWQDENTLLVEFDQLVRAVTPGQAAVFYDGEICLGGGFIDSAYFEGEKRQY